In Mucinivorans hirudinis, the DNA window CTGAAAAAGACCTCATTGAGGTTGTAATCATAGTTTTGCCCCGTGTGCGCAAGGACAACATCGAAGTATTCGCGGCACTTGTTGATTGTTGCCGCAAGGCGGATAATCTCGGGGCGAGTACCCACAATGATAAGCAGTTTGAGCTTGCCGTTGTCCTTGAATTTTATATCCGAATAATCTAATTTAATGTTCATACCGTCTCAAAATAAGTGTCGCCATCGGCGGGGTTATACCATTCGTTTATCCAAAATTGGGTATAGAGCTCGTCTTCGCCTACGTTCTTGATATTGTGGGTGTACCACACAGGCATATCAACATAAGCAGGTTCAGTGCCGTCCAAATGAAACTCGCAGACCTCGCACGTCCCGATTTTCCTTAACTCTATGACAGCCTTACCCTTGATAACTGTAAATCTCTCTATTTTGCGCGTGTGAAAATGGTTGCCGCGGGTGATGCCGGGCACAGTGGTTGAGAAGGAAACCTGTCCGCCAACACCCAGTTTAATTGTTTCGACAAATACCCCGCGCGGGTCGGCGTGCTGCACCAATTTCATACAACGAGGTTCTATATAAGAGCGAAAAGTGTTAAAGAGATTTACCTCATTAATATCCTTTAATTCAGGTATAAATCCCTGCTCAAAATAGAGTGTTTTATAGTTTTCAAACAGAGCTAATATTTCTGTGACCTTCTTCTCAAAATCGTGAGGCACTTCCACCTTGCGAACCCCTTTTTCTGAAAATTGAGAAATAATGAATCTGCAAAGTGAACCGACATAAATAAGTTTCACATCAGAATCCACCATTACGGTGGGCTGTTCGCCGTTTATTAGTTTGTGGGCAAAGGTGGCAATGAATGTATTATAGTTTGGACGAGAAAACTCTCCGTATACATTCGGTACTACCAGTCCGCTAAACGAGGCTCCTGTTTTTGTTGCCCACGCTTCAATCATTTCGCGTCCTTCACGCTTTGATTTTCCGTAGAGGTTGTCGCGCTCTTCTTGGGTCGATGAGCTGAAAAGAACGTGGGGTGTGACGTTTTCAGCCTCCATCGCAGCTATCAGGTCACGGTTCAGGCGAATGTTAGTATCATAGATAACCTGCTCACTCTCGTGACGGTTCATTGCTGCAAGGTGCACAATCACATCACACTGTTTTACAAAGTTTCTTAGCTTTGCAATGTCATCGAAAAAAGAATCCTCGAAAGGAACTCTTTCGTATTTCTCGGGCTGCAATCCCAAATGGTTATATAGGTGCGTGCCCACAAAGCCCGCCTGACCTGTTATTCCTACTCTTATCATATCCCTAAGTCCTCACGAATTTCCGTAAGTTTCAACAATAGTTTTGTCATCCCATCGACATCCAGCTGTGCTGTGTTGTGTGAGTGATAATCCTCAATCTTTGAGGCATCTTCGTCTCCTTTGCTAAAGAAATTGTCGTAGTTCAGGTCGCGGTTGTCGCACGGGATACGGTAGTATTCACCCATATCTATCGACTTTGCCATCTCTTCGCGAGTTACGAGAGTTTCGTAGAGCTTTTCGCCGTGGCGGGTTCCTATTACTCGAACGGCGGTGTCGGCTTTGTAGAGTCCTTTGAGTGCTTCAGCCAACACTGTTAGGGTCGCTGCGGGTGCTTTCTGAACAAACAAATCGCCGTTTTTGCCGTGTTGCCAAGCGTAGATTACCAAATCTACGGCATCGTCCAGTGTCATCAT includes these proteins:
- a CDS encoding WbjC, which codes for MIRVGITGQAGFVGTHLYNHLGLQPEKYERVPFEDSFFDDIAKLRNFVKQCDVIVHLAAMNRHESEQVIYDTNIRLNRDLIAAMEAENVTPHVLFSSSTQEERDNLYGKSKREGREMIEAWATKTGASFSGLVVPNVYGEFSRPNYNTFIATFAHKLINGEQPTVMVDSDVKLIYVGSLCRFIISQFSEKGVRKVEVPHDFEKKVTEILALFENYKTLYFEQGFIPELKDINEVNLFNTFRSYIEPRCMKLVQHADPRGVFVETIKLGVGGQVSFSTTVPGITRGNHFHTRKIERFTVIKGKAVIELRKIGTCEVCEFHLDGTEPAYVDMPVWYTHNIKNVGEDELYTQFWINEWYNPADGDTYFETV